Genomic segment of Geminocystis herdmanii PCC 6308:
CTCCTCCAAGAGATGATAGAGAAGGATACGATAATATTTTAAGAGTATCTTTTAAATTAAGAGGGGTATTTTGATAACAATATATGTATGTGGGAATTAGTCTCATAACGGAAAAAATACTAAACCAAGTAGCTAAAAATTTAACTCCCATTGGCACAGTAACGATAAAAACTACCACATTGGAAAAAGAACTAATGATCCCAAGAATCAGTTGTTGCCTTGTTTTACCTAGGGAATTAAAAACTAAGCCAATGGATATTCCCAATGTGCCAACATAAGCAGCGGGAACTAAAGCCTTAAATATAGGTACAATTTCTAACCATTTTTTACCAAGTAACAACAAAATTATCTTATCAGCGTCCACAAAGAAAAACCCCACAATGGGCATAGTAACTAAGGTAGAGATTAAAAGCATTTTATAATAAAACTTTTTATAGCGTTCAGGCTCATTTTGTAACTTACTTAATACGGGTAAAGCAACATTACTTATGGGAGCGTTAATTTGCTGAATTGGTAATAAAAGCAATTGATAAGCTTTTGCATACAAACCAAGAGCTTCAATTCCCCAATATCTACCAATTAAAATGTTATCCAGATTGCGAGAAAAATAGTTAACAACGTTAAAACCAGTTAAATTCCAGCCATAGTTGAGCATATCTTTTACTCCACTATGACGACTAGGAAGACTCGGAATCCACTGGCACATTAACCAAGTAAAAGGTACTTGTAAAAAAGGTGGAATTACGGACATTAAAACAAGAGCCCAATAACCTAAGCCATTGAGGGCAGATACAATCCCGATCGTCAATGCAAAAACTTGAGTACCAACATCTATAAAAATAATTTTTTCAAATAGCATTTGTCTTTTCATGAGAGCCAGATGTTGAAGTGCCAACCCACTAACGACAAAAGTAATCGCCAAAACTCTTGTAATCCATAACAAACGAGGTTCGTTATAGAATGAAACGATGAAAGGAGCAGAAACAAATAAGAATAATGATAAAAGTAAACTAATACCCACATTCACCCAAAAAAGATTACTAACTTGGGCTTGGGTGATCTCGGATTTTTGGATAGTTGCCTGAGATAAACCGATGTCCTTGAATAGATTTAAGAAATTCAACACCACTGTTACCATCCCGACAATACCATAGTCTTGAGGAGTTAAAAGACGGGCTAAAAATATTGTGGAACCTGTTTGTAAAATAAATTTGATTCCTTGAGATGATATCGTTAATATGCCTCCTTTAATAGTTTTTTGTTTTAAATTGTTAGTGACATTACTATTATCAAAATAGTTATCAGAACTGTGTTTCTTGATCAAAAAACCTCGCTTAATTAAAATAATATTTATTCTGTAAGAAAATTCTACTTAATAAAAATTATTGATATATAGAACTTTTATATAAATTTATAAGGAATTATAAAGTAGATGGTATCAAAATGTGAAAAAATTTAATTGATCAATAAAAATAGGTAAAAACTCTTGAATATTTTAACTCAGAAAGATATATGCAAGTAAAACAAGCCATACTACTAGAATAGTGTGAAAAATAATACTTACAACTCATAAATTTTAGCTTATTTAATTATTTATACTATAATTTATCAATTCTATTATCGATAGTTTTAAAATACTTTGTAAACATTAATGCCTATTCTGAAAACACTAGCTTTCTTTACCCCTCAATATTCTGATTTATCTCGATCGAACAAAACAATTATTTTAGCAACAGTTGACTTCTCTATCTCAGTGTTGTCCATCTGTTCAGCTTTGATTCTTGTTTATGGTGTCGATCGAACTGTAAATCTTTTTGTTTCCAGTCTGCTCCTCTTTATGGGCTATAGTATTTTTCAAATTCTCTTTTTTCTGTTATTTGGGTTATATCGTCCTGTTGTCAAATACGCTGATGTTAGTTTTCTTTTTACCATTACTAAATCTATTCTAATTACTACCACCTTAGCAATATTGGTGGTTTCTTTCTATCCTCAAGAATACTTTAATGCTTCTGTTTTGATTATTGATGGTTTAATTTCCATCATTGCCCTTACTTCACTACGTTTAACTCTTAGAGCAATCATTAATATCTTAATCAATCAAGAATTAAACTCTCAGAATAAAGAAAATATTATTATTTATGGTGCAGGGGCGGCTGGATACCAACTAGCTCAAAATTTAGTACAAAATTCTGAATATGATATTTTAGGCTTTGTGGACGATAACCCAGAAATGCACGGGCGAAAACTTCTTGACAAAAATATTTATAGCCCTAAATATTTGGAGTCTTTATACCAAGAAACACCTTTTCAATCCGTAATTTTTTCCATTCCTTATTTAACTTCTTCTCGGCGTAGGGAAATTATTATAGAGTTAAAAACATTACCCGTACAGTTTAAAACTATTCCTACCTTTAGAGAATTACTATCTAATCAAGGGGGTGTTTCTCAACTTAAAACTCTCAATATCGCTGATTTATTAGGGAGGGAAGAAATTACTCCCGATGAAAGATTATTAAGAATTAATATTACGAATAAAAATATTTTGGTGACAGGTGCTGGAGGTTCGATTGGCTCTGAACTATGCCGTCAGATTATTCAACTACAGCCTAAGTGTTTAGTGCTATTTGAATTAAATGAATTTGCTCTTTATACTATTGAAATGGAGTTAAAAGAACAGAAATTAGATATTCCTACTTATTCCTATTTGGGAAATATTACTGATCGACAGGACTTTGAAAGAGTTTTAAAATTACATAACATAGAAACGGTATATCATGCGGCGGCTTATAAACACGTTCCCTTAGTGGAAGTCAATGTCTCTATGGGGATATATAATAATGTAGCAGGTACTTTAATTAGTGCTCAAAGTGCCATTACCTGTGGGGTTCAAAACTATGTCCTAATTTCCACGGATAAAGCCGTAAGACCAACCAACGTCATGGGAGCGAGTAAAAGAGTTGCGGAACTTTTAATACAGGCTTTAGCGTCTCAAAATAATATTTCAACAACCTTTGCCATCGTTCGTTTTGGCAATGTATTAAATAGTAGTGGATCAGTCATTCCTCGTTTTCGTAAACAAATTAATGAAGGAAAACCCATAACCTTAACTCATAAGGATATAACTCGTTATTTTATTTCTATTCCTGAAGCGGTAAGTTTAGTAATTCAAGCAGGGGCGATGGCAAAGGGAGGAGAGATATTTTTATTAGACATGGGTGAGCCTGTGAAAATCTACGATTTAGCGGTGAAAATGATAGAATTAAACGGATTAATACCTGATAAGGATATTCCTATTAATATAGTGGGTTTAAGACCGGGAGAAAAACTTTATGAAGAACTCTTAATTGATGAAAAAAATAGTTATCCTAGTCAACATCCCAAGATTTTCTATGGTAAAGAACCGATGATCAAATGGGAAGAACTCAAACCCTCTTTAGAAAAACTCCTCCATCAATGCCAAGAAAAGAATTCACCTATAGTTCTTGATACTCTCAAATTTTTAGTACCAGAATATAAACCTAAGGAGAATTAAATAACTAACAGTTGATTAGGAAGTAGCATGATAAGATGCTAAGGACTTGCAATAACAGGTCATTGCGAAGCACAAAGCAATCTCTAACAACAAACTTTTAGATTTTATTTAATCTTCATTCCCTAAGTAAGGGTGAACTATAATTAATTTTCATATTTTATTTCTATTTTTACAATTATGTTCTTAAAAAATTCTACTAATTCCCATAGTCTAATTTCTGAAAATTCGGAATTAAATCCACCAATCTATATCAATTCTCAAAATACGATCGACGATGAAGAAATTGATCTTGGTGAATTATTTAAAATTCTTCAACGAAGAAGTCTCATCATCATTGGTACAACCATCACTTTAACAAGTATTTTAACCACCTGGATTCTTAGTAAACCGCCTGTCTATACTGGCACGGTAAGAATGCAGGTGGAATCAGTGACAACTGAAGGAAGTGGGCTGGGGGGATTAGCAGGTCTCGCGGCAGCAGGAGGTGGGGCAGGCAGGGCAGCTCTTCGAGGGGGGTTAGATTATGAAAGTTTAACCAGTATCTTGAAAAGTCCTTTCGTTATGGATTCGATCGTACAAGATATACAAAAAAAATATCCAGAAATTATATACTTACCCAATCCCAATAAAGATTTAGAAGAATTAGAACAGAAAGAAGTTTTGTCAGAAAACTTAAATGTTCAACAACCAGGGTTAACAAAAACATTGTCAATTAGTTATCAAAGTGACTCCCCAGAAAAAATCTTAGACATTTTAAATGAGATAGTGGATGGTTATTTAGCATTTCAAGCAAAAGAATCTGTACAAAATCCTACCCAACAACTTGAATTTACTATAGAGCAAATAAGTCGATTGCGTCAAAGGGTAGCCGGTTTAGAGTCGCAGGTAGAAAGTTTCCAAAAAAAGAATAATTTAATTTCTCCTGATGCTTTAGGAAGTACCTTGAATGCACAGGTTACTTTTTTGAATCAAGAAAAAAACAGAGCATTAGTGGAATCACGGGGGATACGAAAATTGGCATCCCAGTTAGAACAAAAATTAGATTTAACACCAGAAGAAGGGGTCATTGTCGCTCGATTAAATCGAGAGCCTTACTATCTCAAACTTGTTAACCAAATTAAAGATACAGAATCAAAAATAGCCACAGAAGGAGTTCGATTTGGTTTTGAACATCCAACTATTAAAAAACTGGAGGCGGAAAAAGATGAGTTAATTGTCTTATTAGAACTGGAAACCCAAAGAGTTTTAGGTAAGCCCTATAAAAATTTACCTTTAGATTTTTTCACTTCTTTTTCTAATAACCAGCAGGTAACTCAACAGTTCTTCGATACCAATAATCAAATTGAAGTTTTAGAAGCTAGACAGCAAAGTATTGATGAAGCACAAAAAATACTGACTCAAGAGATTAATAATTTGTCCACTACCCAGAAAGAATTTATTCAACTGCAAAGGGAGTTGAGAATTGCTACAGAAAACTTAACCAGATTATTAGCTTTAAGAGAAAATTTGGAAATTGAAGTGGCAAGACAGTTTTCTCCTTGGCGATTATTAACCCCTATTGATGAAAATATTATTCAAAATACTTCAGGAAAGAAGAAACAAATTGCGTTGGTGGGTATTGGAAGTCTTTTTTTAGGAACAATGTTAGGATTTGTTGTGGATAAATTGGACTCAAAACTCTATAGTTCAAAGGATGTCAAAAACATGGTTAATTTACCTGTGTTAATTACCATTCCAGCAAATAAAAAATTGTTTAGCTTGACTCCTCAACAATTTATGCAAAAAGAATCAATGGTTTTGAGAGGATTATTGACAGACAACTCTAAAACTTTTAATCTTGATCATTATTTTTCTCTTTATAGTAATATCAATGCTTTGAGTCTCGATCGAACTGTTTCTTCTATTACCATAGGAACTGTTGACGCTAAACAAGGACAATCGATCATCAGTATTTATTTAGCCAAAGCCGCAACAATGATAGGCAAAAAAGTTTTATTGGTGGATATGAATTTGCGAGAACCAAAATTACACAGTTATTTAGGATTAGAAAATAAAGCTGGAATTAGTGATATTATTTTTAATGATATTCCCTTAAATGAGGTTATTCAAACATCTAAATTAGATAACTTATTTCTCCTCACCGCAGGTTCTCAAATTAATAATCCTGTCGGTATTTTATCCTCTCCTAAAATGGCAAATTTAACAAAAACATTTAAACAAGATTTTGATTTTGTTATTTATAATACCCCTCCTTTAGCAGAATTTTCTGATGGAAAAATAGTTACTCCTTTGACAGAAGGATTAGTGATGATTATCGGTTTAGGGAAAACCAACAGAAATAATTTGGAAAAAGTAATGAATGATTTACAAATATCTAAATTACCCGTTTTAGGTATGGTAATTAATGAGAGTTAATAACCATACCTAAAAAAAAAGTAAAAAGGAGTTAGAAGGCAGAATAAATGTCTAAAAATCAAGGTTTTGAGATTTTGTATAAAAACTAAAATAAGGTCTAAAATTCTTAGTTTTTGACGAAAAATTAATAAAACTACGGACTTCTTTGTTAATGTAGTTTGTCAAAAATTTTGGTTTTTATAGCCTTCTGACTTAAAGAAGGATGAATTAGATCAATTTAACGATTTTTACACTGAAACTGAATTAACTTCAACTTTATAATTTTGATTCTTTCTTTCCATTCCACAGATTTGGAATATCTGACGAAGAAATATTTATATAATTTTTATTTTCTATAAATTTCCTTAATTGATAATAATAAGGTGATATTCCAGTGCTAACAATTAGACTGGCTATGCGTTTCAAGAAAATAATTACTACTGCGATAGGGAATGTTAACATAGATACTTTAAACTCTTGAAAAGCAATGAAAGAATAACGTAAAGATGATTTGAGGCGTTCAAAATTATTCCGATTAATCGTAATACTCGAAGGACGCTTTGTCAATGCAACGACAAGAATTTCAGGCAAAATCCCAATTTGTCCCTTCGTTGCTAAGTGTATCCACATTCTAGCATCTTGAGCGTGTTTAAATGTCTCATCATATCTCATTATTTCTCCATTAATTTCTTTTTTGAACATCACGGAGCTATGCAAAAAATGTGTTTTACCAAACATTAACTTTTTACGGCAATTTTTATCACTAATTACAGGTTTAGATATACTTAAAATCATTGTACTAATATCTACATTATAATAATAACTACCTATTAGTACAAATGTTATATTGTTTTCGAGAAAGTTAACTTGTTGTTCAATTCTTGTGGGTAGCGATCGATCGTCAGCATCAATTCTAGCAATATATTTTCCTTGAGAAAGGGCAATACCTTTATTTAAAGATTTTGTTAGCCCCATATTTTCCTGATAGAAATATCTGATACGGTGATCTTGGTACTGATTAATAATGGACTCAGTACCATCAATAGAACCGTCATTGATGATGATAAATTCCCAATTCTGATAAGTCTGATTTAAAATACTTTCGATGGCATCTGCTACATATTTTTCCTCGTTAAAAACAGACATAATAATACTTACAAGGGGTTCAATACTAATTTGATCATTCATTAAAATATTTTTCTAGTTTTCTTGAATTTTAGTGATTTTTGGCTCAATACTGCTCGGTTAAGCCCCCCGCCCCCAACTTTAGGGGAGTCAAACTTGGTGAAAGTCCCCAGTATTGGGGATTTAGGGGCGGACAAAATAACTTGAGCAACTAACCGAACAGTATTGATTTTTGGTGAGGAATTATCACAAATTAAATAGAAGCAAACAGCTATTTTTGATAATGTTTATTACGAGAAACTTTAAGAACAAATTTTTTAAAGTTGATGATAATTTGGTTAATACCATAATCATTTAATTGACTATTGACAGGAGAAAACTGTGTATTATTTTCGATATTAGAAATAAGTTCTGTAAACCTATACTCATAATCCAAAATATTAGCCATGGGATTGACTTCTTGCTCAAACTCTTTGATTTCTGAATCATTCCATGAAGTTATGGAGGGAATATTATCGAGAGAATTAGGACGGATTTTAGAAATATGATTAAAATATGCTTCTGAAATAGTCGATTTAAAACCAATAAATTCAACTAATTCTAAATAATTATGATAAGAAAGGTTTTCAAGTTTTTGGATTTTCCAATGACTTTTAGGTATTTTATTAAATTGTTTAAGAACACTCTCATTGAGAGCATTCCAGTACCAAGCTAATTTCCCTACTCTAGTCACTAAACACCCTTTATTTAACTGAAAAATTCGATCGCACTTTTCCACGGTGCTTAATCTATGGGCAATTAAAATAATTGTAAACTGATGACTGAGACTTTCGATCGCCCTCATAACCTCTTTTTCTGTGGCATTATCCAAAGCACTGGTAGCCTCATCAAATACTATCACAGAAGCATCTCCATATAAAGCTCTGGCAATACCTATTCTTTGTCTTTGTCCTCCACTGAGGCGAATACCTCTTTCGCCAATATAAGTATCATATTGAGCGGGTAAACTCTCAATAAATTGATCAATTTGAGCCAATTTAGCTACTTTTTTAACTTGTGTTAAATCAATTCGATCGAAAGGAACTCCAAAAGCGATATTTTCAGCAATACTACCATCACTCAGGAAAATCAACTGAGGTACATGAGCGATATTTTTCTGCCATTGGTATAAACGCTCACCTTCAAGTAATAAATCATCAATCATGATTTTTCCTTTTTGAGGTTGCAAAAGTCCTAGGATCAAATCTGCTGTGGTGCTTTTCCCACTCCCCGTAGTTCCGACAAAAGCTACAGTTGTTTTAGCCACGATCGTTAAATTTATATCTTTTAATACCCAATCTGTATCTTCTCCATAGCGAAACCAAATTCCATCTAATCTAATTTCTCGATCGAAAGGTAAAGGATTAAGGGAATCATTTTCCAGACTGAAATCTATCTTTCTGGAAAGAGCAACTAAAACTTTGTGCAGAGAAATTCTCGAACCTTGAATCTTGGCTAAGGAAAAAAAACCTTCTTGGAAAATGGGAAGTAATTTTTTCGTTCCTAAAACTAAACTACCCAACACAGGAACAACTTTACTAAAATCCCCATTATTGCCTAAATTAAGAGCTAAGAGAATAATACCCCCCATTGCAAGAGCTTCCATGATATATTTCGGTGATTGGGAAATAATTAGATTAGAAGAGGTTGCTTTTTTATAGGCTCGTTCTGACTCAACGTAAGTATTTACAAAAAAAGGTTGACAATGATCTAGCAATACATCCCGAATACCGCCGATACCTTCTTGAACAGTTTTAATTCTTCTTTCTCCTGATTCAACAATAACTTTGCTATTTTGCTTTAATAGTTTTTGACGAGTACGATAGATAATGATATAAGCCGTTCCTAACATTAAAGCCATTCCCAGAGCAATTCTTCCATCAATTATCACTAAAGTTCCAATCAGGGCAGGGGCGAGTAAAGCATCATTAAAAAAAGTTAGTAAGGGTATTAAAATATTATTTGTTAAGGCTTGAGTATCTCCAGTTACTGTTTGTATTAAATCACTGGT
This window contains:
- a CDS encoding polysaccharide biosynthesis protein; amino-acid sequence: MPILKTLAFFTPQYSDLSRSNKTIILATVDFSISVLSICSALILVYGVDRTVNLFVSSLLLFMGYSIFQILFFLLFGLYRPVVKYADVSFLFTITKSILITTTLAILVVSFYPQEYFNASVLIIDGLISIIALTSLRLTLRAIINILINQELNSQNKENIIIYGAGAAGYQLAQNLVQNSEYDILGFVDDNPEMHGRKLLDKNIYSPKYLESLYQETPFQSVIFSIPYLTSSRRREIIIELKTLPVQFKTIPTFRELLSNQGGVSQLKTLNIADLLGREEITPDERLLRINITNKNILVTGAGGSIGSELCRQIIQLQPKCLVLFELNEFALYTIEMELKEQKLDIPTYSYLGNITDRQDFERVLKLHNIETVYHAAAYKHVPLVEVNVSMGIYNNVAGTLISAQSAITCGVQNYVLISTDKAVRPTNVMGASKRVAELLIQALASQNNISTTFAIVRFGNVLNSSGSVIPRFRKQINEGKPITLTHKDITRYFISIPEAVSLVIQAGAMAKGGEIFLLDMGEPVKIYDLAVKMIELNGLIPDKDIPINIVGLRPGEKLYEELLIDEKNSYPSQHPKIFYGKEPMIKWEELKPSLEKLLHQCQEKNSPIVLDTLKFLVPEYKPKEN
- a CDS encoding ABC transporter ATP-binding protein; this translates as MNIDKQIESIDNDTSLISQLKNLWTYLNPRRRFQLGLLLILMIFSSLSEMVSLGAIFPFLSALSNSPVLFNKPELKTLLMFLYIETPQEFILFLSIAFIVIILFASTLRLITLYVRIRLAASIGADISSQIYRNTLHQPYSFHVKHNTSDLIQTVTGDTQALTNNILIPLLTFFNDALLAPALIGTLVIIDGRIALGMALMLGTAYIIIYRTRQKLLKQNSKVIVESGERRIKTVQEGIGGIRDVLLDHCQPFFVNTYVESERAYKKATSSNLIISQSPKYIMEALAMGGIILLALNLGNNGDFSKVVPVLGSLVLGTKKLLPIFQEGFFSLAKIQGSRISLHKVLVALSRKIDFSLENDSLNPLPFDREIRLDGIWFRYGEDTDWVLKDINLTIVAKTTVAFVGTTGSGKSTTADLILGLLQPQKGKIMIDDLLLEGERLYQWQKNIAHVPQLIFLSDGSIAENIAFGVPFDRIDLTQVKKVAKLAQIDQFIESLPAQYDTYIGERGIRLSGGQRQRIGIARALYGDASVIVFDEATSALDNATEKEVMRAIESLSHQFTIILIAHRLSTVEKCDRIFQLNKGCLVTRVGKLAWYWNALNESVLKQFNKIPKSHWKIQKLENLSYHNYLELVEFIGFKSTISEAYFNHISKIRPNSLDNIPSITSWNDSEIKEFEQEVNPMANILDYEYRFTELISNIENNTQFSPVNSQLNDYGINQIIINFKKFVLKVSRNKHYQK
- a CDS encoding glycosyltransferase family 2 protein, which produces MNDQISIEPLVSIIMSVFNEEKYVADAIESILNQTYQNWEFIIINDGSIDGTESIINQYQDHRIRYFYQENMGLTKSLNKGIALSQGKYIARIDADDRSLPTRIEQQVNFLENNITFVLIGSYYYNVDISTMILSISKPVISDKNCRKKLMFGKTHFLHSSVMFKKEINGEIMRYDETFKHAQDARMWIHLATKGQIGILPEILVVALTKRPSSITINRNNFERLKSSLRYSFIAFQEFKVSMLTFPIAVVIIFLKRIASLIVSTGISPYYYQLRKFIENKNYINISSSDIPNLWNGKKESKL
- a CDS encoding GumC family protein, coding for MFLKNSTNSHSLISENSELNPPIYINSQNTIDDEEIDLGELFKILQRRSLIIIGTTITLTSILTTWILSKPPVYTGTVRMQVESVTTEGSGLGGLAGLAAAGGGAGRAALRGGLDYESLTSILKSPFVMDSIVQDIQKKYPEIIYLPNPNKDLEELEQKEVLSENLNVQQPGLTKTLSISYQSDSPEKILDILNEIVDGYLAFQAKESVQNPTQQLEFTIEQISRLRQRVAGLESQVESFQKKNNLISPDALGSTLNAQVTFLNQEKNRALVESRGIRKLASQLEQKLDLTPEEGVIVARLNREPYYLKLVNQIKDTESKIATEGVRFGFEHPTIKKLEAEKDELIVLLELETQRVLGKPYKNLPLDFFTSFSNNQQVTQQFFDTNNQIEVLEARQQSIDEAQKILTQEINNLSTTQKEFIQLQRELRIATENLTRLLALRENLEIEVARQFSPWRLLTPIDENIIQNTSGKKKQIALVGIGSLFLGTMLGFVVDKLDSKLYSSKDVKNMVNLPVLITIPANKKLFSLTPQQFMQKESMVLRGLLTDNSKTFNLDHYFSLYSNINALSLDRTVSSITIGTVDAKQGQSIISIYLAKAATMIGKKVLLVDMNLREPKLHSYLGLENKAGISDIIFNDIPLNEVIQTSKLDNLFLLTAGSQINNPVGILSSPKMANLTKTFKQDFDFVIYNTPPLAEFSDGKIVTPLTEGLVMIIGLGKTNRNNLEKVMNDLQISKLPVLGMVINES
- a CDS encoding oligosaccharide flippase family protein; translation: MIKKHSSDNYFDNSNVTNNLKQKTIKGGILTISSQGIKFILQTGSTIFLARLLTPQDYGIVGMVTVVLNFLNLFKDIGLSQATIQKSEITQAQVSNLFWVNVGISLLLSLFLFVSAPFIVSFYNEPRLLWITRVLAITFVVSGLALQHLALMKRQMLFEKIIFIDVGTQVFALTIGIVSALNGLGYWALVLMSVIPPFLQVPFTWLMCQWIPSLPSRHSGVKDMLNYGWNLTGFNVVNYFSRNLDNILIGRYWGIEALGLYAKAYQLLLLPIQQINAPISNVALPVLSKLQNEPERYKKFYYKMLLISTLVTMPIVGFFFVDADKIILLLLGKKWLEIVPIFKALVPAAYVGTLGISIGLVFNSLGKTRQQLILGIISSFSNVVVFIVTVPMGVKFLATWFSIFSVMRLIPTYIYCYQNTPLNLKDTLKILSYPSLSSLGGVLILTNIQNKFYIANPLISVLTDLILYFLLCFSILCIMPKGFILLRDIIKDFKT